The following nucleotide sequence is from Anopheles stephensi strain Indian chromosome 3, UCI_ANSTEP_V1.0, whole genome shotgun sequence.
cacacacacacacacactgtttgcAATttgcactcacttttcgctcgGAAGATTTTAACCTGGGGTAGCTGCTGTCACGCGTAATCCTTGCCAGGAATGGTGTCCAGTGGCCTCGATGACGCCTCGAAAGTGGTGCGCGTCTTAAAAGATCACCAGAGCCACACGTTACGTAGCACTGCTCTGTGACAAACTAAACTTtcaacgcaacacacacacgagcacacacactcacgatgTTCGAGGGTCACTTTTGCACCGCAGCCGTCGCAAGGTACGGCGGGCAAACTCGGGAGCAAACTTGTTGGGAGTTCGCGCTGATCACAACCGATCGGTACCGTGGTCAACGCAGGAATTAACGCTCGATGGGCCAGATCTTGCCGGCAAAGTCGAACCAAGCGGTTCGAGCGGACTTGGGCCCAAACAAACAGTCACGACATGCGTCGACGTGCACACGAGGGAAGGGGATTTGCACGTTGtgtgaagatgaagatgtcgGTTGGGCGGTGGTCTAGTAAAAGTGGCAGACGCGCGATCATGAATGATCGTATCAGTGTGCTGTTTTATATGCAATTTAATggatattttaatattttctcaaagagaattatttatttagctAGTCACTGGTTCTGATTGCATAAATTCTGGGACTTTGGTCCCTTAACAAATTCTATAATATTATGTCATTGTTGCAGATTATTAATGATCTCATTTTATAACTGTCCAGTCACTGTTTAATAACTCTTATGTAAAACCATCATTTTATCGCTCATATAATTTTGAACCACCACTGTACTAAGCATTAAGCCTCTCTggctcactctcgctctccggTTAGGAAATCTCATAATAATCCGATGCGTACGATCGACAGTTGGTGCAAGCCGTTCGCAAGAGCAGCAGTAGTAACCTTAGTAGGCTTTGTTATGATTAGATCACCACCCCCACCCACCACCTTCcaaaatccccccccccccccccccaagaaGATGAAGTTGACTTTTGAATCCCCATTATGTGTATGCTGTTTCCTTCGCCGACCTAAGGTCAATACGAGGACCGATCGGCCGAAACGTAACGCCGGTGCCAACCGAACACACACGTGTGTAACCCCGCACGGTGTACAATTTCGTTTGGCTTGCCACTGTGTTTATTTCGCTGCTCCCACAACATGGTACCGGGTGTATCGAGCTATTCATAATTCATGAGTTTACCgagaatcaatcaaaatttgcTAAACCAAGTTGCAAAAGAACACTACTcttctgtttgtgttttttttttcttctttttcggggGAGCGTCCAATTACCGGATGAGCGTGGCAAAGGGCTATGGCAACGAAAACCCACTTTCGGACGCGAGCAAACGGTCTTGACAACGACCACGATCACAGCTGCTGATGCTTTGCACGTAGGGCGCGTAAGTGCGATGTGAAATTGGTTGGTAGTAAAATCTGCACGTTAAGGTATTTTGTTGACCGAGGAGACGATTGATGGCTGTTGCCAGATTCGGTTGAATTATGAGAGCATCACTAGTTTATGGGTTTGGGTAATGAATAATTGATACACGTTCAGTTGAATGGTACATGATGGGTTGTTGTAAGGGATAAGATTattgatattttaaaatcatttgtcTTGTCAACTCACTTCCTTGTTCCACTATTTGTCTGCCTTACCGATCGTTAAGATAGAAACAAAGTTCTAAAACTATTAGAAGAACTGTTTACATTTACACACTACAGACAAATGTTCTCCCGCAGAAAGCAAACACTGTCGATTAATCGATTTTGTGCACGGAAATGCAGTTAAAAAGGGGTAGTGACAAAATAATGGATGCAGAAGTAATATTGAATGTTTGTGCTGCGAATGGGCAAGGGGCGCAACATTGTATCCTCTGCCGAGAGCGAGCTGATCAAAAATCGATTAGAAGAATGTTTTTAACACATTGATCGTTAGCTGTTTTTTGAAATAAAGtcacgcctaaaggtatgcaaattgGTGTGCGTTTTTCGTATCGGCGTGTGTgaagattgcataccttcgggCACTCTTTCTAGCAGTCGAACAAAACGCttcatttgatttttgaaatatttaggTTACGATTCAGAACGCATTGACGTCAAAATGACTATGTTGGGTGTTACGATATTCGCTGCACGTAATTTCCAGCGATTGAATCAACGAGGAAGCGTGCTCAGAAATACTTTGCGCATAACAATGTTTGTTACAAGCATGATTGATGCCTTGTCAGACTTCCGCCTTGTTGGTCGGTAGCGAATTTCTGTACTACTAATTAATTTAACTAGCCAAAACCACTGAAACGCACTGCGGgattttcattcaaaatgctctttttattaaaatatttcttttacaAATATACACATTGATAAAATCTTATGCTACTACCAACACACATCGCCCGTCAAAATTTACATCGTTCATCGTACAAACTTCATCCTTCACACCTCGGGCGAGGGTCATCCTTGAATAAAGATTATCATTTCTGGTCACATCGGCCACGACGCACCCACGATGATGTTGAAAAAGAAaccttttgttttccctcgGCCCGGGCACCCATCGCGCATTCGGCAGGTGCTAATTATTATCATTACGCGCAATGTCAACATCGGCCACTGCCGATCGGACGCTACCAAAGTCTTTCGACGTCGAGGGGTTTCGTACAAAATCTTACACGAAATCATTAACCATAGAGAGGGGaggaaaatggaataaaatgaaacatttcttcTATCCACCATTGTTCCTTAGTGTAATAAGTATTTAAGGCAAACACGAAATCAATCGGGATTATACGTAAACAATcgagcgaacaaaaaacaaccaagaGATACATCACAGTCTAAGAGAACCCATTACATTAAAACTAAATACGTCCAGCAGGGCACATTCTAGTCCAGCTGCAGCTTCCGGAAGCTTCCGATCGTGCCACTTTCAATCTCGGCCACGTGGGCCTTTTTGCAGCTGTCCAACTCTCGTCCAACCTCGTAGTCCATCTCGTCCAGTGCGAGCAGCTGGGGACGGTACATGTGGCAGCGCTTCTTGAACGCCGCTATGTGCTCATCCTTCGGGATCACTCCACCGTACTCCTGGGGGATCAGCCGTTTGTCCACCTTTTTGTGCAGATCCTCCCAGCTGCGGTGACACTGTAAATAGGGCAACACGTAAGTCCTCTGTGCCAGACACCGGAAACGCGTGCTCTTACCATGATGCGATTGCGCAGTTTCTCGTTCATCAGGGCCAGCGTGTAGTTGGCGATCTTCAATGCCAAGCTCGGTGTATTGACGAAGTGCAGCTCCTGGATACGCATCGGTACAGCGTTGTTGAGGTACGTCGCCAGATCGCGGATATCGTTCAACGTCACCAACCCCAACATTCCCATCGTAATGCCAGACAGATCGTACACCAACACAAACCCAGCACACTGCACCGACGCATCATCGTACAGCGTTTCACCCACCAGCATGTGCATTCGACTCCCGTGCCCAACGGTGTACACTTTCGGGTCCAACGTGCCTGCATCACCAAAAATCACTGTCCTGCCACGTGCATCCTTCTCCAGCAACGGATACAAAAACCCGGCCTCCACAAGCTCACACATCTCCCGATCCTCGATATCCAGCCCCTTGAACCAGTGCGGATGAACGACGCGACACGACAGATAGCGCTCCAGCATGTGGGACGCGTTGATGAACGAGTACTTCTTGGTGCGCAGGAAGCGCAACAGAAAGCGTGCATCGGTGCGGcatcgcttgatgctcggatGCTTCGCTATCCAGTCACGCAGCTGCGCCAGGCTCTGGTCACGGATCGTCGGGTTTTCACGCAGAAAGTCCCGCGCTAATTGCTGGCAGTGTGCATCCAGCTCGTCGATCTCGTTATCGTAGCGGGCGGGCGCTTTATCCAGGTTCGGGACCGGAACCACCACTAGCTCGTCACTGGGCATGATACCGACGCACCTTTGCTATCGTACGCGAGGATCACAACACTCTTGCACCACTCTGTGTGTCACCGACGTTGGGACAACCGCACCGTACGACCGATCGAGACGAAATGAACCTGCGACGTGCACGATCGATGGTTTAATAATTAAAGATTCGGGTGCGTGAGTGCGCGAGTGTGTTGGCACTGGAAATGGcaacagacagagagagagagagggagggagagctGAAGCATTTGTCAATGGACATCGTGTATTTGCCTTATGGGGACGCATGATTCGAAAGGAAGAACTCCCTGTGGAGCGAGCTTTGTGATGAGGTGACAATTGGTTAGCCTAATAAGTGTAGCTAACATTCTTGAAGTAGGTTGGAACACTATGTCAATGtaagggagagagcgagagagagagagagagagagagagagagagaaagagagataccTGTTGCATCTCACCTGCACAGTTTACGGTCAGCTTAAGTGTTGGCAActtcagcttgcaagtgttTGCAAATGATGGATGGATAATCGATGATCCGGCGCTGCAACGGCCCGGCGAATGACGTTAGTCGTGTGTAAGAATGGAAATTTTACTGAAAAAGTTGCAGTACGATCCTCACCGAGTGGGGAGAATTATGAAGCATTTACTCATACCCTGGGGCCTGGGGCTTTTGGATGATTTGCACACCTAAAAGCCTCAATTATTGATTGCTGCTTACGAGTTGCAGATAAAATCGGGCTTTTTTGAGTCATCAGTGTGGTGCGATCGTATAGTGCAGCTGGTAAGATGGTTGTTACGTGCAATGAAAGGCGTGAGTTCGAATCTTGTCTGGGTCAATCTCTCAGGAGTGGCTTATAAATGCTTATTTCTTAAATTAGTTCGCTTTTCTCCACATTTATTTAAGCAGAGTTTGCATAAATTGACCCAAACTTGAGAGCAACGCCGCGCaatgttgatttgttttgtgtttgcgcCTTCTCAACGGCCGTGCCAAATAAAAATACCattcaaatttttaataacCATGCACGCAGCTTCACTCACACCACTGTACTCTCGCGCGTACGAAGCGCACTACAACAATCGGTGCGCCAGTCAGTCATCTTATAACACTGTGTGTACACACAACAATAAGTTTTCATAAATTATGCCGCGGGATATACTcgtttcgttcctttttttccacggTGTGTGATCCTTTCCCTCCCCGTTTTTACGCAATCCTTTCCTCGTCGGGGTCGTTCCCCATTTCGCTTCATGATGGTCGGATGGCAGCATTGAGTAATCGTAAAGTGCAAGTTATTCGTATTAGTAGTGCTGCGGGACCGCATGCATGATGATGCTGACCGATCGGAACGATTACAAATGGACGGTAAAATAATACGGCCCAAAGACGGCGCATGAGTAAACCATTGCCTTGCGATCGGCGGCTGCTGCTTCATCATTGCCGTCTGCGCACCAGCCTGAAAATCCATCCCAAATCCGTACGCCAAGGTTCAATTATTCAATTGCTCTCCCTTTCGTTTCGTGGGGGACTGTTTTGGCGCAGGAGACTTTTGGCTGTACTTTCACTCCCCGTGCACTACAGGCGCGCAGCAGCCGTCAAGTGAGGGCGACCACTTTGAGCGTGTGGTCAGGGCATCCctccgaaaaaaagaaaaagtcttccaaaaaaaaaaaccccaaccaaGCTCATGGCGTAATAATGCTACCCAGCGATTGATGCTCTTTCGGTTTTTGGGTTTCAATTTTTTGGGGCCACATCGgcatgcttgcttgcttgcccaACCGCTCAATTGAACGGCTGTCATTGCACATCAAAGCAACCGCTTTGGCCCGACGGACGTACGAGATGAAATCTTCGTCTCGCCGAGCTCGGGTTGGATTTTGGATGCTGGGCGTGTCGGAAGGTGTGGTATGTGTGCTTGATCAAGTGAGCAAATGTTGGCCTACCGTGGCCGATGAGGTGCAACATTCACTGCCGTGCCGATGGGTTACGGGTTCTTGAGCAGTACGGGTGGGTGCGAAACGATAAGTGCAAATATCCACGACCTTAACCTAAGATAACCTGACGAGCATTTCGCTACCGGATTCCCATCCCAATGGTGCTATCGATGCAGAAATAATAAAAGAGTAATTAAGTTTATGCAGGCGCAGGACACATTTTATTGTATGGATAGTGTCCGAAGGTTGTAAGGAATAAGGGGTTTAACTGCGCTCTAATCCATTTTTTAAGAAACTCATGAGAGTtagctctctctctacctCTCATgagttttgtattttaaatatttttttgccaCCCTGAATCTTGAAGGTGGTTTAAAACAACCGGATAAAGTATTCGGTCTTATGTCCTCTAGCTATTACTCACCAAGAATTGCAGCTGTTagaaaaaagcaagcaagctgTAAAACAGCAAGAATTTCTATATGAGGacataattttatatttaatgtctttgattaaaaatattagTTTCCTAGCCAATTTTTCGATCCTTTCGTTCGTAccgtttaataaaaaaatctttaaattatttattgatttatttgtttaattagtTATTTATATTTGAAACAGTGTTGGTGGACCCCTCGGCCTACTTGATGAGCTTTTGTTTGGcgcaaaatgaaaaagaagctTAAAGCTTCGATCTGTTACATGAAAGCTCTGTGCACTGTTAAAGCACTCCGAATCGATTTAAGCGACTTACGCTAACCGATTTTAAGTCCATTAAGGGAAATAGAATTGTTTTTGGAAAAATAGTTTCAAATagcgaaaaaaaggtttgCTAAATTAGTTTGCAGCATTTATTTAACCCCAAAGCCCATGCAACCCTACACATACAGCTTACACATAATACTGGGTATAATACTCTAACGTGCCTCCACGCAACCCTGTTTGACGTCATCACCACAACAAACCAGCATCAGACTCTCTCTACCATCCTCCCCTCAATACCCTTTGAACCCCACCATACTGGCGCCGAAACAATCGCACAGAACTAGTTTCTAGCTTACAATGTCAGGTTCGAGGCGCAATATCGGACCATATGATCGATGCGGGGTTTTAACAGGTTTTAATGAGATTTCGGTGTGGCAGCTCCGTTTTGATCTGTCATTTGGCATTTGTTTATTGCTAAATGCT
It contains:
- the LOC118512220 gene encoding clavesin-2-like, translating into MPSDELVVVPVPNLDKAPARYDNEIDELDAHCQQLARDFLRENPTIRDQSLAQLRDWIAKHPSIKRCRTDARFLLRFLRTKKYSFINASHMLERYLSCRVVHPHWFKGLDIEDREMCELVEAGFLYPLLEKDARGRTVIFGDAGTLDPKVYTVGHGSRMHMLVGETLYDDASVQCAGFVLVYDLSGITMGMLGLVTLNDIRDLATYLNNAVPMRIQELHFVNTPSLALKIANYTLALMNEKLRNRIMCHRSWEDLHKKVDKRLIPQEYGGVIPKDEHIAAFKKRCHMYRPQLLALDEMDYEVGRELDSCKKAHVAEIESGTIGSFRKLQLD